One Vitis riparia cultivar Riparia Gloire de Montpellier isolate 1030 chromosome 4, EGFV_Vit.rip_1.0, whole genome shotgun sequence genomic window carries:
- the LOC117913606 gene encoding homogentisate geranylgeranyltransferase, chloroplastic-like — MLSTYSTSCFSLSSSSSRCSLQQQGCVQPPQLSVKKTHNFLKSCHCSNPFKCCSEGFSSSVNIQHLTFKSHKRNPIHVSSEYGYPSKPEDQNHVSKQLRAFYLFSRPHTIIGTVIGITSVSLLPLETISDLSPAFFVGLLKAMVPSVLMNIYVVGLNQIFDVEIDKVNKPDLPLASGDFSMETGRQIVFISLLMSVGMGIMFQSPPLFCALLISCLLGTAYSIETPLLRWKRYPVLAASCILIVRAIVVQLAFFAHIQKHVLGRSIVYTKSVVFGVAFMCFFSTVIALFKDIPDVDGDREFGIQSFTVKLGQKKVFWLCVNMLLMAYGAATVIGASSSSMPIKFATVFCHCALALVLWVRAQSVDLSSKEAVTSFYMFIWKLFYAEYFLIPLVR; from the exons ATGCTCAGCACATATTCAACTTcatgtttttctctttcttcttcttcgtcaAGGTGTTCTCTTCAACAACAAG GCTGTGTTCAACCACCTCAACTTTCAGTGAAGAAGACACATAACTTCCTCAAGAGCTGCCATTGCAGCAACCCTTTCAAATGTTGTTCAGAAGGGTTTTCTTCTTCAGTTAACATTCAGCATTTAACATTCAAATCCCACAAGAGAAACCCCATTCATGTTTCATCAGAATATGGGTATCCATCAAAGCCTGAGGATCAGAATCATGTTTCTAAGCAATTGAGAGCTTTCTATCTATTTTCTCGCCCACATACTATAATTGGAACT GTCATTGGAATCACATCAGTTTCTCTTCTTCCATTAGAAACAATTTCAGATTTGTCTCCAGCCTTTTTTGTTGGATTGTTGAAG GCAATGGTGCCGTCAGTGTTGATGAACATTTATGTGGTGGGCTTGAatcagatatttgatgttgaAATAGACAAG GTTAACAAACCTGACCTTCCTCTAGCTTCTGGGGATTTCTCTATGGAAACTGGAAGACAAATTGTATTCATATCCTTACTGATG AGTGTTGGCATGGGAATTATGTTCCAATCCCCACCTTTGTTTTGTGCCCTACTCATAAGTTGTCTGCTTGGAACTGCATATTCTATTGAA ACTCCCTTGTTAAGATGGAAAAGATATCCAGTCCTAGCTGCCTCATGCATCTTGATTGTGAGGGCTATTGTCGTTCAACTCGCATTCTTTGCACACATCCag AAACATGTCCTTGGTAGATCCATAGTATATACAAAATCAGTGGTCTTTGGAGTCGCCTTCATGTGCTTCTTCTCCACTGTCATTGCATTATTCAAG GATATACCTGATGTGGATGGTGATAGAGAATTTGGAATTCAATCCTTTACTGTCAAACTAGGGCAAAAGAAA GTATTTTGGCTATGCGTTAACATGCTGCTAATGGCATATGGAGCTGCCACAGTTATTGGAGCCTCATCTTCCTCCATGCCTATCAAGTTTGCCACT GTGTTTTGCCATTGTGCACTTGCATTGGTCCTTTGGGTCCGAGCTCAATCCGTCGATCTCAGTAGCAAAGAAGCAGTGACTTCCTTCTACATGTTCATTTGGAAG TTGTTCTATGCCGAGTACTTCCTCATTCCTCTGGTTCGCTGA
- the LOC117912277 gene encoding 60S ribosomal protein L39-like, with the protein MPSHKTFIIKKKLAKKMRQNRPIPHWIRMRTDNTIRYNAKRRHWRRTKLGF; encoded by the exons ATG CCGTCACACAAGACCTTCATCATCAAGAAGAAACTGGCGAAGAAGATGAGGCAGAATCGTCCCATCCCTCACTGGATCCGTATGAGGACCGACAACACCATCAG GTACAACGCAAAGCGCAGGCACTGGCGTCGCACCAAGCTAGGGTTCTAA